One Candidatus Nitrososphaera evergladensis SR1 genomic window, ATGTATGTGCTATTGCTACTATTGTTAATCACAGAGTCAACAATACGACTCGTTTCCTAGTACGCGGACTGCTATAAATCAAAACGAGATATAGAGAGATACTCATTTATTTCATTTTTACCAAACTTTAGAATGGCCGAGAAAGAAAAACCTGGGATTGTAGAACAAGGAGATATTTTCTTTTTTTACAGGCCAAAGGTCGGCAAGGAAGAAGTCGAGGAGATAAAGGACGTGCAGAGATTCTATATGGTCACCTCGCCAGAAGAAGGAAAACAAAGAAGGCTCTTTATTCTAGGCCAGAAACAACTGCCAAAGATCGTTGAGGGCAAGTCTACGTCAGAAGAAAGAAACTGGGCTCTCAATGTGCTTACGACCTCAAACACAGAAGACATCAGAAAAGAATTACTGCCCGCCGAATATGAGACAGAAACAAGGGGCAAAAGAAGGGTAGGACCTGCAACGCCAGCCGGTGAAGGCAAGTATTCCATAGTCAAGCATGACAATCATACCGAGCTTGCGTATGTCTTGGAGCTGCCTCCAGTGCCGGGTCCTACGCAAAAAGAATTTGAGATAAAAAAAGAGGCCAGCTACATCATTTCTGTTAAAAACCCGGACATACAGGTGCCCGGCTTTAAAGCCTTTGAAGAGAGAAAGCCGCAATACCCCTCTTCCGTAAAGGAAAAGTTTGGAGACAGACGGTGGATAAATGTGGAAGATCCGGATCTTTTGAACTATGAAAACACGCAGGTATTGCTCATCGGCGCAAGGAAAAGGGATGTCGAAGAGGAGCTGGGCATTGACCTCAACGAGGAAAAAGAGACAACCAATACCGCCGAGCTGTTCAACGAGCTAAAAATCAGAAAGGATCAAGTCCCATTAAAGCCTCTGCTGAAAGGTGATTTTCCAGGCAAAGAAGAAATGCCCTCAGAAAGGGAAGTCCAGCAGCTGTCAAGTGAGGAAGCCCCCGGAAGGGGAGGCAAGGCAGGAGGGCGTGCGGCCGCATCAAGAGCGCCGTCTGCTGCGGCAATAGCAAAGATACTCGCCGGCACTGATTTTCCAAAGAAAAAAGATGAACTTGTAAGGGTTGCAGAGAAAAATGCAGGCAGGGTAGAGTCAGCCCAAGACATTGTGCAAACTGTGCGCGACCTGCCAGACAGGAAATACAACAGCATGGCAGACGTGGAAAAGGCCTTGGGAAAGGTGAGCTAGAGTAGAGAAAATGGCGCAGTTCAAGTGCGAAATATGCGGAGACGGTTTTGAGCAAAAGTCCCGGTTTGAAAGACACCTGGCAACGGCACACCCTGACAGAGCGCCGTCTGCCGCGGATTTGGAAAAAGCATTGTCTGGTGTACAATACCCAAAGACAAAAGAGGAGCTGCTGACTGCCTACGCGTCGCAGCAAGTATCTGATGACGAGCTTCGAAAACTTGTAGAGTCGCTGCCAAGTCGCACGTACAGAGATGCTGCAGAAGTTGCAATTGCATTGGGAGAAGTAAAGAAAAAGCAGGGAATCCGGAGCGCAAGTGAAGTTGCCGAGAGTGAAGCGCCAAGCGCAAGGGGCGGAAGGACCGCGGCAAGCACAGCAACATCCGCCGCGGCGGTTGCAAAGGCTCTTTCTGGCGTGGATTTTCCAAAGAGAAAGGATGAGCTAAAAGAGTATGCACAGAGGCATATTCTAGAGTCCGGGCTTGATAACCCAAAAGACATAGTGGACATGATAGGCATGCTGCCGGACAAGGAATATCACGACATGTCTGATGTAGAGAAATCGCTGTTTGCGCAAACTTGAAGTACAAAAAGAAGAAAAATCTACCAAGTCCTTATTTCCCGCGCTTTTTTGCTTGTTTTTTCTTTATTTCTTCTTCCTTATTAGGCGCTGATGCTGCAAATAAAAGAGGTCTATTACTGCTTTTACATCTTCGGGTTTCTGAATCTCATGACTCACCCATCCAGATTTTGGAATGACATGGTGCGGCAGCACTTTTCCCTCGGATATGAGTCTCTTGCTGATTCTAGTTGGAAATTGCAAATCTGCTATTTCGTCGCCATGAATGTGTCCCATCTCAATGCCGTTCACATAAAATCTGGTAGTTGCAAAATCGTGCTCATGTATAGTAACTCCCTCCCAACCAAGCAACTCTCGCTTTATGACTTCACTTGAAGGCAAATCCATCCGACGGCGTTTTCATCTCTTAATGCTTGTATGCTGCACCGCAGTTATTACCTCTTTCTGTGCATACATGCACGCATGGCAGAAATTTGCTGCATTCGATAAAAAATGAAAAAATATGATGTGGTGCATGTCTTTGCACTTTTTTCTTAGGAATCAACAACAGTCAGCGCAAAAAAGTTGTCCGAAATATTGTATTGTGGCCTGTTGCCGGTGGCATTATGGATAGCTTCTGCAATCGTCTTACAAAAGAAGAGCGAACACTTGTATCCCATATTGTGATGCACTAGTAACTGGATCTTGTTGTCTTGTGTTCTCTTTTTAGAGAAGGTAAAACGTGATGCTATCGACCATATCTCTAGACTCTCAATAAGCGCATCTTCTGAATACTCTCCGTGCAAAATAAACTGCAGAGCTTTTGGATCAGTCTTGCTGTTGGCCTGTGATACTTCTATTATTTCTTCTTCGGTCATTTTCTCCATTATGACCCTGAGTCTGGCCTTTGAGACTGGAACCATCATGCCCTTTGCGGTCTTTGTGTTGCACCAGATATATTGCATGAAAGCTTTGTGCACTAGAGAGTTAAGGCTGATTCCTTCCTCCTCTGCCTCGCGCTTCAGCTGATCCAGAACACTACTCTTTACTCGAAATGTCTTTGTTTCAGTTTCTTCTTTTGAATTGCTAATCAAAGTGTTGATAATAATGTTGATGGTTGAAGAAAGATAAAAAGGGACAAGGAAGCTGCGACGTTACTGCCGTACCATGAGAAAGGCATTGCATGTTTCTTTGTTATACCGGGACTTTGTATCTTGCTTTTGCCAAGCACTGTCACAGTATTTCTGAAATTTTTGAAATATCTTCTTTATGCTTGGTCCTTCATAATGGCCGAGAGAGAAATTTTATTATCTGATAAAAAGAAAAAAGTCTAATGCTCCTTCATAGGAGGAGCAATATGTCTCAGTAGCGTATCTCAAGCTGTTGCGTTACCTGATGGTGTAGTTGATGTTGCGTTACCTGATGGTGTAGTTGATGTTGCGTTACCTGATGGTGTAGTTGATGTTGCGTTACCTGATGGTGTAGTTGATGTTGCGTTACCTGATGGTGTAGTTGATGTTGCGTTACCTGATGGTGTAGTTGATGTTGCGTTACCTGATGGTGTAGTTGATGTTGCGTTACCTGATGGTGTAGTTGATGTTGCGTTACCTGATGGTGTAGTTGATGTTGCGTTACCTGATGGTGTAGTTGCGCTTACAGTGAGCGTAGTTGAAGCTTTAACGCCGTTGGCATCTGTTGCACTGACATCGTGACTGCCGCTTGTTATGTCAGCAGGAGGCGTTGCAGTTGCGGTAAATGAACCATTGGCATCTGTTGTTACGGGTTCTAGCGTATCCAGAGTAAGATCGTCGATCATCAGCGTCGCGTTTTGGTTGCTGCTAAAGCCAGAGCCAGTGACAGTCAGCTGCTCATCCGCATTGACGGAAGATGGCGTCAGAACAAGAGTTGCATTTTTTGATAGTGCTGTTATATTTCCCGGTGGCGCGGTTACGTTACCTCCCGGTGGCGCGGTTACGTTACCTCCCGGTGGCGCGGTTACGTTACCTCCCGGTGGCGCGGTTACGTTACCTCCCGGTGGCGCGGTTACGTTACCTCCCGGTGGCGCGGTTACGTTACCTCCCGGTGGCGCGGTTACGTTACCTCCCGGTGGCGCGGTTACGTTACCTCCTGTTGCTGTCCCGTTGGTTGCATTTTGCGCTGATGCAAACGGGCTTACCATTGCCAAAGATGCAATCGCAAAGCCCGCAACCAACAGGCAGGACGTCAACAGTTTCCTATTTCCTGTTAGACTTGACATTACGGCATTTCTGTGTTAGTGATTCTTAAGATTTGAGGAAACACAGTAGCTATCCTCACTACCCAAAATATTCATAGTAAAACCTCTACGAAACTACTACCTCTCTCTCTATTGCAGCGCATTATGAGCAAAAAAGGAAGGAGGAGGATATAGGTAGAGGTTGTCGCTACCCGCGCTCCTTTGCAACAGTGCCGTAGATGGGTTCAGTGCCAAAGTGGTTGTCTATCTTGTCAGGTCCCAGCGTCATGGCAATTGCAGAGTTGCCTATTATCTTGATAGTTACTGGTACATCCTGCACTGGGCCCTTTGACATTGTGACGGTAACTGTTCCATTGATGGTCGGGTTGCCAGACTCGTCGTTCTTGATTTGAGTCACTTTTAGATCCGACACTTCATGCTCATGCGGGGCAGTTCCGTCAGGGCGGACCATCTCTATTTTGGCTACAAAGGAAAGGTTGCTTCCTGCGGACGTGGATGTGTTGTTCTGTCCTGTCATTGAGGTGGCATTTCCTGTAACAGTGGTCTTGTTACCATCTGTTGTTACTGTCGCGTTGCCCTGTGTGGTTACTGTCGCGTTGCCGGCCGTTACAGTAGCGTTGCCGCCAGTGGCTGCAGTTGCGTTGCTCTTTACTTCTTCCAGCTTCCAGATTCCAGCCAGTATCCATGCAGGCTTGTTAGCTTCCTGCTGTATGCTTGCAATCCGGCCCGTTAGCCTGCCGTCTTGCATCTTCAAGCCTGTCTGGTTTCCCGTTGGGGCCGTGCCTGTTTGGTTCCCTGTAGTGGCCGTTTGATTTCCTGTCTGATTTCCTGTGGTCGAAGTCTGGTTTCCTGAACCTGTTACATTTCCAACCAGGCTCTTTCCAGCCTTCGTCGCGTTTCCAATCAGGTCTTGGATTGGATTTTGTGCATAGCTTTTTGCCACTGAAAAAGAGCCGGCCACGATAGCCGAGACAAGTACAGCGGCAATTGCAGCAGAAAATACCTTAGCCTTGTCGTTCATCAAAACATATAATCACTAGGAAATGTTTAATGAGTTTCGACCTTGACTTTGACGTGCGTCAGATAAGCTAGAATGGGCAAGAGACTTTACTAGAAGGATAATCAAGAATAGTTACTGTCCAATCATAATGAGTTAGTTGGCCTCGCATGTGATCTTTCTCTCTCTAACAAGCGTATGTGCGTGTGCGTGAGAAAAATACCCGCGCCCCTATTACATGTCGATGTCAAGTCTAACAGGAAACGAGGCGCGGGTGAGGTACTCTCCGTACCTTGTAATGCAAACAAGTATCTAATAAGATTAGTGGGTAATAGCTACAGGCCTTTTATATGGAAGAAATTCTCCAGTTGGCCCGGCTCAGAAAGCTCTGCCTCTTGGTCTCATCTTTGGGAAAAACCTGTCACGAAGAAATGTTCTTTTCTCTCTTTCCCCGCCTGGGTCTCTACATGTGCATATAATGAAAATGCGCAGGAGCTAAAGTAACTTTGTTACTCGCTAATGATACGCAATCATTAATAAAAAAATTTGGCTATTACGGTTGCATACAGTCATGGAAGCATCAGGAAAGAGTAACAGAAAAACACAGATGATGGTGATGGCAGGCGTCATGGCTGCAGTCCTGGCTACGGCGGCAGTCTTTATGACGCAACCTGTACTAGCGCAGCAAGGAACCAACAGCACACAATCCAACAACAACCAGCTACAGCAACAACAGCAGCAGGGCGTGCCACAGCTTAACGGCACCGTAAACTTGCGAGACGCTGCAAAGGCATTTTTGCGCGACAACGTAAAGGTGCCATTTGACAGTGCCCTTAACACGGCAAAGGGAGCAGTCTCTAACGGCACCGTGATCGGCGGTCAACTTACAGTGGTTCAGGGCTACCTCGTATACGCGTTCAAGGTCGCCAATTTCGATGCTGACACAAGCCAAATAGTCATAGTGGATGCAGGAAACGGCTCTGTCCTGTACACCTCTGGCAACATGCCGCTGCACTTTGGCGGATTTGGAGGCGGAGGCTATGGGTGCGCTCGCGGTCACTTCTCTGGCCATCATGGCATGAACTGGGGCGACAGGGCTCCTTGGTCTTCTTCGCCATCATCTTCAGACAGTGGTAGTAGCGGCGGGTCTTCAGCTGCCCTTAATGCTTGAGTGCCCCGCAACTCTTCCTTTTTTCTTTTTTCTGTCGCAGTTGCACACATCTCTGATGCTATTGCAGCCTCCTCTCCTCAAATCTATTCAATAGTGTCAGGGCAGTTTTTGCAGTAAAGGCCCTGCTTGTCTCCACTGTAAGCATTGGAAAGGTCAAAAAGAACGGAATCTCCGCAACAATATGCTTGGGCGTTAAACGACCGCATTTCTGTTGAGGAATTTTTTTGTGTACGTGCACACCACAGTATTACTTCTTCGTCAGCTTACACATATGCAAGATGTATATGTGCCTACTCGCCACTGGTGAGGCAGCAAATGACCTTTTGCGAATTTTATTGCTTTAACTGTAACCAGCCAGCAGACGAACATCGAGACGGTAGCTGCCGCAACTGTGGCAAGCC contains:
- a CDS encoding DUF2795 domain-containing protein: MAEKEKPGIVEQGDIFFFYRPKVGKEEVEEIKDVQRFYMVTSPEEGKQRRLFILGQKQLPKIVEGKSTSEERNWALNVLTTSNTEDIRKELLPAEYETETRGKRRVGPATPAGEGKYSIVKHDNHTELAYVLELPPVPGPTQKEFEIKKEASYIISVKNPDIQVPGFKAFEERKPQYPSSVKEKFGDRRWINVEDPDLLNYENTQVLLIGARKRDVEEELGIDLNEEKETTNTAELFNELKIRKDQVPLKPLLKGDFPGKEEMPSEREVQQLSSEEAPGRGGKAGGRAAASRAPSAAAIAKILAGTDFPKKKDELVRVAEKNAGRVESAQDIVQTVRDLPDRKYNSMADVEKALGKVS
- a CDS encoding PepSY domain-containing protein; its protein translation is MEASGKSNRKTQMMVMAGVMAAVLATAAVFMTQPVLAQQGTNSTQSNNNQLQQQQQQGVPQLNGTVNLRDAAKAFLRDNVKVPFDSALNTAKGAVSNGTVIGGQLTVVQGYLVYAFKVANFDADTSQIVIVDAGNGSVLYTSGNMPLHFGGFGGGGYGCARGHFSGHHGMNWGDRAPWSSSPSSSDSGSSGGSSAALNA
- a CDS encoding luciferase family protein; this translates as MPSSEVIKRELLGWEGVTIHEHDFATTRFYVNGIEMGHIHGDEIADLQFPTRISKRLISEGKVLPHHVIPKSGWVSHEIQKPEDVKAVIDLFYLQHQRLIRKKK
- a CDS encoding DUF2795 domain-containing protein translates to MAQFKCEICGDGFEQKSRFERHLATAHPDRAPSAADLEKALSGVQYPKTKEELLTAYASQQVSDDELRKLVESLPSRTYRDAAEVAIALGEVKKKQGIRSASEVAESEAPSARGGRTAASTATSAAAVAKALSGVDFPKRKDELKEYAQRHILESGLDNPKDIVDMIGMLPDKEYHDMSDVEKSLFAQT